From Kitasatospora sp. MAP12-44:
CAACTCGGCGCTGGCTGAAACCGATACCCGACCCCCGCAGGGCGTCCTGCTGGTCCCGGTCCCCTCGGCCCGGCGAGCGGTGCGGGCCCGCGGTCACGACCCGATGCTGCGCCTGGCCCGCTGCGCCGCACGGGAGTTGAGCCGCGCCGGGCTGCCCTGCCAGGTCGGCCCGGCGCTGCGCCCGTCCCGCGGCGTCGCCGACCAGGCCGGGCTCGGTGCGGCCGCGCGGCACCGAAATCTGCACGGCGCACTGGCAGTCCCGCGCGCGCTGCGCCCTCGGCTGGCCGGCCGTCAGATCATCCTGGTGGACGATCTGGTGACCACCGGCGCCAGCCTCGCCGAGGCGGCCCGGGCGCTGGCCGCCGCCGGAGCGCCACCGCTGGCCGCCGCGACCGTCGCCGCCACCGCCCGCCGGGCCGTCGGCGGGCGACTGCCGCGCGCCGTCCATCGGCGCCGTCAGCCGGGGTAGCCCGGCAGCGCTCCATGCTTGGCGTAGGCCCGCCACTGCCACGCGGCGTTGCCGCCCTGGCCGTAGATGGCGTGCTCGGGGTCCGCGGAGTCCGCGAGCACCGAGTCCGTGCGGGACTCCGAGGCGGCCACCACGGTCATCCCGTCCACCGCCTGCAGCGGCGAGTCGGCGATCTGCGAACCGTCCGTCTGCACGTAGTGCAGCTGCGGGACGCTGTCGGTCTCCTTGCCGAGCACCAGCAGCAGGTCGGTGTCGGCCCAGGAGACCGAGGTGACGTCGAGCTGCGGGGCGAGCAGGCGCAGCGAGCCGATCTGCACGACCGGCGCGTCGGGCGTGCCGGAACGCAGCACCAGGCCGAGCGCCAGGCTCGTCGCCCCGCTGCCGTCCTTGAGCAGCAGAGCCGCCCGGGTGCCGTCCGAGGAGAGCTTGATCCCGTCGACCGTGTGACCCGCGGGGAGGTCCACATTGACCACCGTGTGGACCGGGCCCCGGATCAGCAGGACCTCGGGGGCGGCCGGGTCGCGGTCCACCACCCAGAGTCCGCCGTAGCCGTCCCAACTGGGCGAGGTGAAGCCCTGCTGGGGGTTCGGGGCATGGCTGACGGCCACCGGCGGGCCGAGCTTCTCGCCATTCGCGAGGCCGGCCAGGTACAGGTCCTTGGCATCGTCGCTGACCACCGCGGCCTGCTTGTTGTCCCGGCTGACCGCGAACGGCCCCATCAGGTGGTCGGCCGTCGGGGCCAGCCCGGCGGGCTGGGTCGCCGCGCCGAGGGCGCCCGGCACCGGGGCGGAGTTGTCCTGCCCGGACATCCGGTACAGGCTCCCGCTGACCTCGTTGCGGTAGTACGCCGGCGTGCTGGCGCCGATCGTGCCGGCCAGCGCTCCCGGCGCGGACGGCAGGACCTTGGCCTGTGCCGAAGTCAGCGTGCAGAGCGTGGAGTTGTGCCGGTTGGTCAGCGTCACCGAGTCGAGCGAACCGCTGCCGCCGGCCTGGCTGGACAGCGTGAAGTAGAGCTGGGCCGCGATCAGTTGGCAGCCGGCGCCGTTGACGGCGGTGCCGTCGACCTGCACCCGCGGGGTCCTCGGGTCGTCCCCGCCGACCGATCCGACGATCTTGGCGTCACCGAACGCGGAGTGCACGGCCGGGCCGAGCCAGTCGGAGGGGCCCATGGCCACGGCGGTGGCCGCGGCGCTGGCCGGGTCGACCCGGCGGCGCAGGTAGATCGGGTCCGGCACCAGCACCGGCTGCTGGGTGACGGGCTGCGTCGGGTCGGGCGCGGTGTAGAAGTACCGGTCCACCTGCTGGTAGGTGTTGGCGAAGTTGGTCTGGTTGACGATCAACCCACCCGGCAGATCGTCGATCCGCCACTGCGCCCTGCTCGCGTCCCTGGCGTCCTTGGCGACATTGACCAGGGTGAAGGCAGCCTCGTAACTGTCGTCCTCGACCGCCGAGTAGGTGTGCTTGGCATCCAGCTGCCCGACCTCGGGGGAGTGGATGGATATCTGGGTGCTCGCCGAGTCGCTCTCGGTGGCGGTCGGGCCCGGCGTGGTGTTGCGCAGGATCACCACCCCGTCGTCCGGCCGCCAGGTCTTGACCGCGTTCGGCGTCAGGTACTGCTGCGCGGTGTTGTAGCCGCGCTCGTCGGCGATCGAGGCGTCCAGGAAGTTCTGCAGCACCTCGCGCGGGGTCTGCCCGTCACGCGGCGGCACCGGGATCACCCTGACCTGCACCCCGTTGTCGCCCCCGGCGCCCGGCGGCGGGGCGATCCGCTCGGGATCGCCGCTGTCGGGCATCGTGGTGCACCCGGCCGCGAGCAGCGCGGTCAGGACAGCCCAGACGCCCCAGGCAACGGGCTTACTCCTGATCGTCCCCACCCTTTGACCCCTCCGTGTCCGCTGTCGTCGCTGGCCCGACCGCCCCGCCAGCGGGCCGGTGAAGCGTACGGTCGACCACCACATGGGCACCGACCGCGCCGTACCCGGCGGCCGCCGCACGGACGTCCGAGGGGTCCACGACCGGTCCCTTGGGCAGCGGCTTGGAGCCGAGCCCGGGCCCGATGCTCAGCACCCCGCCCAGTCCCGGTCCGAACCCGCCGCCGGTGCCGCTGGGGGTCTCCGGGACCACCGTCGGCTCGCCGGTGACGGTCAGCGCCGTCGCGCCGGAGGGCCGCATGGCCCGCTGGTACGGCGTGCCCTGGGCCCGCAGACCCCGGTTGTAGCGCGAGTCCTCCGGCTCCAGGCGGAACGGCGCCCGGCCGATCTCGCCGCCGCGGGTGCGCGGCAGGGTGAGCCGGAAGTGCGAGCCGCCGCCCGGCTCGCCCCAGGCCTGCAGCCAGCCGCCGTGCAGATGGGCGTCCTCGACGGCGATCGAGAGCCCGAGGCCGGTGCCGCCCGTGGTGCGCACCCGGGACGGGTCCGCCCGCCAGAAGCGGTGGAAGACCCGGGACGCCTCGCCGGGCTTCAGTCCGATGCCGTAGTCCCGCACGCCGACCGCGACGGCACCCTCGGCCGAGCCGAACTGGATCACCACGTCCCGGCCCTCACCGTGCTCCAGCGCGTTCACCACCAGGTTGCGCATGATCCGCTCGATCCGCCGCGGGTCGACCTCGGCGACCACCGGCTCGTCGGCGCCGCGCAGTACGACCGCGCTGCCCTTGAGCCGGGCCAGCGGATCGGCCGCGTCGGCGACCCGCGCCACGATGTCGCGCAGGTCCACCGGCTCGGCATCCAGGATCGCCGCTCCGGCGTCGAACCGGCTGATCTCCAGCAGGTCGGCGAGCAGCGACTCGAAGCGGTCCAGCTGGCCCTGCAGCAGCTCCGCCGACCTGGCCGCCATCGGATCGAGGTCCTCGCGGCTGTCGTAGATCAGGTCGGCGGCCATCCGCACGGTGGTCAGCGGGGTGCGCAGCTCGTGCGAGACGTCCGAGACGAAGCGCCGCTGCACCCGGGAGAGCTCCTCCAGCTGGCGGATCTGGGTGTGCAGCGCCCCGCCCATCCGGTTGAAGGACTCCCCCAGCCGGGCGATGTCGTCCGTGCCGGTGATCTTCATCCGCTCTTCCAGGTGCCCGTCCGCGAGCCGCTCGGCGATGCCGGCCGCCATCCGGACCGGGGTGACCACCTGGCGAGCCACCAGCCAGGCGACGCCGCCGAGCAGCGCCACGATGAAGACCCCGGCCGTCGCCAGGGTCCCGGCGACCAGACCCAGGGTCTTGTCCTCCTGGGCGAACGAGAAGGCGAAGTAGAGCTGGTAGTCGGTGTTCGCGGGCCCGCGCAGCTGCTCGCCGATCACCAGGCCGCGCTCCGAGGTCTGCTGCCCCGAGCTGGTGGTGCGGTGGATCACGGTGGTCTGCTGGTGCGGGACCCCCGGGTCCTTGCCGACGTCCTCCTGCAACTGGCTGGAGATGGTCGCGAGGGTGACGTAGCCGGTGACCCGGGCCAGGCTCAGTGAGGAGCCGCTGATCGCGTTCTGGTCGGTGGACGGGACCAGCCCGACCACCGAGTAGACGCCCTGCCCGCCGCTGGCCAGGCTGCTGACCTGATTGGCCAGCCAGGTTCCCGGTCTCGCTGGGGCTCGGGTCGCCGGTGTTGCCGGTCTTGGGACGCGAGTCGGCCAGCGCGTTGCTCTGCGCCTGTGCGGTGGTGAAGCCGCCGCGGGCCTGCTCCTGTGCGGCGTTCATCTTGGCGTCCAGCAGACCGGTGCGGACCTGCGCCATCACCACGATGCCCAGGACCACCACCAGCGCGACGGCGAGCAGCAGGGTCGCGGCCACCACGCGCAGCTGGATGGACCGCCGGTAGAGGGCCGATATCCGGTTGACCGGTCGGCGGAACTGACGGCCGAGCAGCCCGAACACCGAGATCCGGCCCCGGTGCGGTACGGCCGTCGCCATGCTCTCCTCCCCGCCGGCCACCGGGCCGGGCGGGGAGGCAGGAACGTCATGCGTCACGTCAGCTGGGCCCGGCCTTGTAGCCGACACCGCGGACGGTGACCACGATCTCCGGACGCTCCGGGTCCTTCTCGATCTTGGACCGCAGGCGCTGGACGTGCACGTTCACCAACCGGGTGTCGGCGGCGTGCCGGTAGCCCCAGACCTGCTCCAGCAGCACCTCGCGGGTGAACACCTGCCAGGGCTTGCGGGCCAGCGCGACCAGCAGGTCGAACTCCAGCGGCGTCAGCGGGATGCCCCGGCCGTCCCGCTTCACGGAGTGCCCGGCCACATCGATGACCAGATCACCTATGGTCAGCTGCTCGGGCGTGGGCTCCTCGGCACGGCGCAACCGCGCGCGCACCCGGGCCACCAGCTCCTTGGGCTTGAACGGCTTGACCACATAGTCGTCGGCACCCGACTCCAGGCCCACCACGATGTCGACCGTGTCGGTCTTGGCGGTGAGCATGACGATGGGCACGCCGGACTCCGCCCTGATCTGCCGGGCGACGTCGATACCGTCGCGGCCGGGCAGCATCAGGTCAAGCAGCACCAGGTCCGGCTTGGTCTCCCGGAACACGGCAAGCGCCTTGTCCCCATCGGCGACGAAAAACGGCTCAAAACCCTCACCACGCAGCACAATGCCGAGCATCTCGGCGAGTGCGGTGTCGTCATCTACGACGAGGACGCGACCTTTCATGCGCCCATCCTCTCATTACCGGATTGTGACCTGCCGCACAGCAGTGCCTTTTTCCCTTCGGACACTGCGCCAAGACCGCCCATATCGACCCAAACTCCCCACTAGACCGGTCCCGTCGACTCCGTTGTCGATCAGCAACCAGGCACCCCTGGGGTGCTTCTCGCCACCATGGCACGATGGGCGGCACGAAAGCGCCACACCACCATCCTGGGGCACCGCCCCACGCCGAGGAGCAGTGATGACCGACACCCCGGGCTGGGTCTCCCCCAGCTCGTCCGACTCCGAGCCCGAGGACACCCGGCCGCCGGCCGCGACTCCCTCCGGGCCGGACGGTACGTCGGCACCCTCCGACCCCGGTCAAGGCGCCGACCGCGCGCCCGGTGGGGCGCCCGTGCCGCCGCCCTACACCGGCGCGCCCTACGGCGACCCGCACGCCCCGCAGGCGCAGCAGGTCCCGCAGCAGCGCTGGGCGCCGCCACAGGGCTGGGGAGGCGCGCAGCAGGGCTGGGGGGCTCGCCCCGGTGGCCCGTACCCCGGCTGGGGTCCGCCGCCGAGCCCCAAGCCCGGCGTGATCCCGCTGCGGCCGCTGGGCATCGGCGAGATCCTGGACGGCTCGATCTCCACCGTCCGCAAGCACTGGCGCCCGGTCCTCGGCCTGTCGCTGATCGTCTCGGTGCTGGTCAACAGCACCACCGCGGCGGTGGAGTGGGCGAGCCACGGCTCCACGACGAGCGCCCCCGCGGTGATCGGGCTGGGCGTCTCCCTGCTGCTGAGCCTGCTGGCCAGCCTGGTGCTGACCGCGCTGCTGACCATCGTGATCAGCAAGGCCATCGTCGGCGAGCCGGTCACCGTCGCCGCCGCCTGGCGCGCCGCCCGCCCGCAGCTCTGGCGTCTGGTGGGCCTCAGCCTGCTGCTGGCGCTGATCGTCTCCGGCATCGTGATCGCCTCGGCGATCCCGCTGATCGTCGGGTCCGTGGCGCAGGTCCCGAGCACGCTCACCGCCCTGATCGGCGTCCCCGTGCTGCTCGCCGGCCTGGGCGTCGCCATCTGGATGGGCGTCCGGCTGAGCCTGTCCGCACCGGCCCTGATGCTGGAGAAGCAGGGCGTGCTCGCCGCCATGGCCCGCTCCCGGCGGCTGGTGCGCGGCTCCTGGTGGCGGATCCTCGGCGTATCGCTGCTCGGTTACCTGCTGGCCATGATGCTCAGCGCGATGATCTCCATCCCGTTCACCCTGGTGGCCGCGACCGCGGGCGGCTCGCCGCTGAGCCCGCTGAGCGGCACCGCGGCCGCCACGGTGCCGCTCGGGGCCCTGGTCATCACGACCCTCGGCTCCATCATCGGCTCGATGCTGAGCATCCCGGCTCAGGCCGGCATCAACGTGCTGCTCTACGTCGACCAGCGAATCCGCCGAGAGGCCCTGGACATCGAGCTGGCCCGCGCGGCCGGCCTGCCCGGCTACGGCACGGCCGACCGGCCCGCACCACCCGCGGAGGGCTGACCGCCGTGCCCACCTGGGGGGATCGGGCACTGGCGGCGGCCGGCAGCCCGGTGGCCGTGCCGCGCGACCCGGCCCGCGACGCCGCGCGCAACGAGCTGCTCGACCCGGCCTACCACCGGCACGATCCGAGCCTCGCGCAGCGGGTCACCGACTGGCTCTGGGCCCAGCTGGACCACCTGCTCGGCGGGATCGGCTCGACGACCGGCAGCGGCGTCGCCGGTCTGGTGTTCTTCCTGGTGATCGCCGTGCTGATCGGCGCCGGCCTGTGGTGGCGACTCGGCCGGCCGGGCCGTGCTGCACAGACCGCCGCCGCGCTGTTCAGCGCCGAGGGCCCGCGCACCGCCGCCGAGCACCGCGCGGCGGCCCGCCGGCACGCCGAGGCGGGCGACTGGCCGCAGGCCGTACGGGAGCAGATGCGCGCGCTGGTCCGCGCGCTGGAGGAACGCACCCTGCTGGATGCCCGCCCGGGCCGCACCGCGGACGAGGCGGCCGCCGAGGCCGGCCGGTTCCTGCCCGAGCACGCCGCCGCGCTGCGCGAGGCGGCCCGGGTCTTCGACGACGTCGCGTTCGGCGACCGCGCCGCCGCCGGCGCCGACTACCAGCTGCTGGCCGAGCTGGACGGTCGACTGGAGCGCACCCGCCCGGCCGTGCCCTCCCCGGGAGGCCTGGCGTGACGCTCACCCCGACCGCCGCCCCGACCAGCGCGCCGACCACCGCGCTGTCCCCGACGGCTCGTCAACTCTGGCGCCGCTCCCGCTGGTTCCTGCTCGGCGCAGCTGTCCTGCTGCTGGCCGCGCTGCTCGTCGGCGGCCTCGGTGACAGCGGCGGCTACCCCGCGCTCGACCCGCGCTCCGCCGACCCGGACGGCGGCCGGGCGACCGCGCAGCTGCTGCGCCAGCAGGGCATCACCGTCGATCCCGTGGACACCCCCGCCGCCCTCGACGACTCCGCCGGCGCCGACACCGTCCTGCTGCCGCTGCCCGACCTGCTGAGCCCGGATCAGCTGCGCGCGCTGGCCGCCGCCGGACACCGCCGGGTGATCCTGATATCCCCCGGCGACGCCGCGCTGAGCATCCTGGCGCCCGACGTGCATCCCGCCGAGGCAGCCGGCGTCCCGCTGGGCATCGCCTCCGCCAGCACCCAGCCGAGCTGCTCGCTCCCCGAAGCCCAGCGGGCCGGCAGCGTCCAGCTCGGCGGACAGCTCTACGCCGCCGACGACGACACCCTCGCCTGCTACCCGCGCGAAGGCCATCCGTCCCTGGTGCGGACCACCGAACCAAGCGGCACCGAGGTGATCGTGCTCGGCTCGGGCCGCTTCCTCACCAACCAGGCACTCGCCCAGGACGGCAACGCCTCGCTCGCGCTCGGCCTGCTCGGCGCGCAGCCCCACCTCACCTGGTACCTGCCCGACTACAGCAGCGCGCCGCAGCAGGCCCAGCAGCGCAGCTTCACCGACCTGATACCCCGGGGCTGGTCCTGGGCCGCCCTGCAGCTCGCCCTCGCGGCCGTGCTGGCCGCGCTCTGGCGAGCGCGTCGGCTGGGTCCGGTGGTCAGCGAGGACCTCCCCGTGGTGGTCCGCGCCGCCGAGACCACCGAGGGCCGCGCCCGGCTCTACCAGCGCGCCAAGGCACGCGAACAGGCTGCCACGAGCCTGCGCCGGGCCGCCCGGCACCGGCTGGCGGCCGTCCTCGGCGTCCCGCTGACCGTCGGCGAGCCGGACGGCACCGCGCTGCTCACCGCCCTCGCCGGCCGGCTCCCCGCGCCGGTCGACCCCGGCGGGCCGCACGCCCTGCTGTACGGCCCGCCCCCCACCGACGACGCCGCACTGCTGCGGCTCGCCGACGACCTCGATGCCCTGGAAAGGCAGGTACGACAGCCGTGACCGAGCAGTCCGCCCCC
This genomic window contains:
- a CDS encoding phosphoribosyltransferase family protein, producing the protein MYADPVRRLLLAHKERGALRLAGPLGAVLAGAVNSALAETDTRPPQGVLLVPVPSARRAVRARGHDPMLRLARCAARELSRAGLPCQVGPALRPSRGVADQAGLGAAARHRNLHGALAVPRALRPRLAGRQIILVDDLVTTGASLAEAARALAAAGAPPLAAATVAATARRAVGGRLPRAVHRRRQPG
- a CDS encoding DUF4350 domain-containing protein, with protein sequence MTLTPTAAPTSAPTTALSPTARQLWRRSRWFLLGAAVLLLAALLVGGLGDSGGYPALDPRSADPDGGRATAQLLRQQGITVDPVDTPAALDDSAGADTVLLPLPDLLSPDQLRALAAAGHRRVILISPGDAALSILAPDVHPAEAAGVPLGIASASTQPSCSLPEAQRAGSVQLGGQLYAADDDTLACYPREGHPSLVRTTEPSGTEVIVLGSGRFLTNQALAQDGNASLALGLLGAQPHLTWYLPDYSSAPQQAQQRSFTDLIPRGWSWAALQLALAAVLAALWRARRLGPVVSEDLPVVVRAAETTEGRARLYQRAKAREQAATSLRRAARHRLAAVLGVPLTVGEPDGTALLTALAGRLPAPVDPGGPHALLYGPPPTDDAALLRLADDLDALERQVRQP
- a CDS encoding DUF4129 domain-containing protein is translated as MPTWGDRALAAAGSPVAVPRDPARDAARNELLDPAYHRHDPSLAQRVTDWLWAQLDHLLGGIGSTTGSGVAGLVFFLVIAVLIGAGLWWRLGRPGRAAQTAAALFSAEGPRTAAEHRAAARRHAEAGDWPQAVREQMRALVRALEERTLLDARPGRTADEAAAEAGRFLPEHAAALREAARVFDDVAFGDRAAAGADYQLLAELDGRLERTRPAVPSPGGLA
- a CDS encoding LpqB family beta-propeller domain-containing protein; this encodes MGTIRSKPVAWGVWAVLTALLAAGCTTMPDSGDPERIAPPPGAGGDNGVQVRVIPVPPRDGQTPREVLQNFLDASIADERGYNTAQQYLTPNAVKTWRPDDGVVILRNTTPGPTATESDSASTQISIHSPEVGQLDAKHTYSAVEDDSYEAAFTLVNVAKDARDASRAQWRIDDLPGGLIVNQTNFANTYQQVDRYFYTAPDPTQPVTQQPVLVPDPIYLRRRVDPASAAATAVAMGPSDWLGPAVHSAFGDAKIVGSVGGDDPRTPRVQVDGTAVNGAGCQLIAAQLYFTLSSQAGGSGSLDSVTLTNRHNSTLCTLTSAQAKVLPSAPGALAGTIGASTPAYYRNEVSGSLYRMSGQDNSAPVPGALGAATQPAGLAPTADHLMGPFAVSRDNKQAAVVSDDAKDLYLAGLANGEKLGPPVAVSHAPNPQQGFTSPSWDGYGGLWVVDRDPAAPEVLLIRGPVHTVVNVDLPAGHTVDGIKLSSDGTRAALLLKDGSGATSLALGLVLRSGTPDAPVVQIGSLRLLAPQLDVTSVSWADTDLLLVLGKETDSVPQLHYVQTDGSQIADSPLQAVDGMTVVAASESRTDSVLADSADPEHAIYGQGGNAAWQWRAYAKHGALPGYPG
- the mtrA gene encoding MtrAB system response regulator MtrA, coding for MKGRVLVVDDDTALAEMLGIVLRGEGFEPFFVADGDKALAVFRETKPDLVLLDLMLPGRDGIDVARQIRAESGVPIVMLTAKTDTVDIVVGLESGADDYVVKPFKPKELVARVRARLRRAEEPTPEQLTIGDLVIDVAGHSVKRDGRGIPLTPLEFDLLVALARKPWQVFTREVLLEQVWGYRHAADTRLVNVHVQRLRSKIEKDPERPEIVVTVRGVGYKAGPS